Proteins from a single region of Argopecten irradians isolate NY chromosome 7, Ai_NY, whole genome shotgun sequence:
- the LOC138328024 gene encoding uncharacterized protein: protein MPYVTGTMLSCRCFEVVLVSIQCIFGMCLVPKNVSVLQGNYVWGDGFNQPGCQLLGQSFTNQNLDDIRVFRASRLGVGRTQEYWIAARVQYTKWMQIRGCFLIDSSRYKSVIGRNNVKECSSYCEGSSFGLTSERCFCFDTTRTFEDEDYDDYCRAAKCPRNGDELCGNTVEGRRSCICVYEPLNLAEDNEIGNCKIMQVNREDRTFRTKDCDERHSFLCQRRSGRNDVELYKNEVNWAYAGLACHREHRRQFYSGNFDIRNLPNGQHWIGIFRQETFQWGNTLNQNGYFDCISVTINMDGVLETSVNNCNTTLPLLCEAADKSDDTTTHMDVNSTISRDDLNVRSLVVGIAVGVVTTLVIVLTALAILRHRKKVVEERAIVNGRNDDNLDANYDHLNPRESAQYCDLQQNAVTYDYISSVDTNRDYLEIVEG, encoded by the coding sequence ATGCCATATGTGACCGGTACTATGCTTTCTTGCCGTTGTTTTGAAGTGGTGCTTGTGTCCATTCAATGTATCTTCGGAATGTGCCTTGTTCCAAAGAACGTTAGTGTTCTCCAGGGTAACTATGTATGGGGAGACGGATTTAATCAGCCTGGATGTCAACTATTGGGTCAGTCGTTCACCAATCAAAATCTCGACGACATTCGTGTGTTTCGGGCGTCACGTCTAGGTGTGGGAAGAACTCAAGAGTACTGGATTGCTGCACGCGTCCAGTACACAAAATGGATGCAAATTCGAGGATGCTTTTTAATCGACTCAAGCAGATATAAATCTGTGATAGGGAGAAACAATGTAAAAGAATGTTCAAGTTATTGCGAGGGATCGAGTTTCGGATTAACATCCGAgcgttgtttttgttttgatactACTAGAACTTTCGAAGATGAGGATTATGATGATTACTGCAGGGCCGCGAAGTGTCCAAGAAATGGCGATGAGCTGTGTGGAAACACAGTGGAGGGTAGACGTAGCTGTATTTGTGTCTATGAACCATTGAATTTAGCTGAGGATAATGAAATTGGGAATTGTAAAATTATGCAGGTAAATCGTGAAGATAGAACGTTTCGTACAAAGGACTGTGATGAACGTCATTCATTCCTTTGCCAAAGACGGAGCGGAAGAAATGATGTAGAACTTTACAAAAATGAAGTAAACTGGGCTTACGCTGGACTGGCCTGTCATCGTGAACACAGAAGACAATTCTACAGTGGCAATTTTGACATCCGGAACCTCCCGAATGGCCAGCACTGGATCGGGATATTTCGACAGGAAACATTTCAATGGGGGAATACATTAAACCAAAATGGATATTTTGATTGCATTTCTGTTACTATTAATATGGATGGTGTGTTAGAGACATCTGTGAATAATTGTAACACCACGTTACCTTTGCTGTGTGAAGCAGCAGACAAAAGTGATGACACAACTACACACATGGACGTCAACAGCACGATCTCACGTGATGATTTGAACGTGCGGTCCCTAGTGGTCGGAATTGCAGTGGGTGTGGTGACCACGTTGGTGATTGTGTTAACAGCTCTTGCCATTTTACGGCACAGAAAAAAGGTAGTGGAAGAAAGGGCGATCGTAAATGGACGAAATGATGATAATCTGGACGCCAATTACGACCACTTAAACCCTAGAGAAAGTGCCCAGTATTGCGACCTCCAACAGAATGCTGTAACATACGATTATATATCGTCAGTAGACACGAATAGAGACTATCTAGAAATCGTTGAAGGGTGA
- the LOC138328025 gene encoding apolipoprotein L2-like, producing the protein MASDGSGEEEDILYVWEARRRRTIQSLRTLADELDYMQGNVNIARLTGSSTAIVSGVGTLACLALSPFTGGLSAMALVGFGGVGILSGVVSIGTLIGKYFREKGIMENVQQAINEDRETTERLNEEMNEREQFVAGTNVNTMEVAGAVGRCIKTPVAAGGKAAAGACSVGAEATRVGTSVARCAKAAQGARAVGTGACTGAKVIAAEAGGVLGRSGQVMAAEAAREAGGAMGGGAAIGARAVSKVGAAFIFVLLPFDIHEFVVTSIDTYNGSVHESAKQIRNLANELETEMANVVAVYRAWRGDLGMDMRASLLRSGVITE; encoded by the exons ATGTTTGGGAGGCCAGAAGACGACGAACTATACAATCACTACGAACGCTTGCCGATGAACTGGATTATATGCAAGGCAATGTGAATATTGCGAGATTGACTGGATCGTCTACAGCCATCGTGTCAGGAGTGGGCACGCTGGCCTGTCTGGCGTTATCCCCCTTCACTGGTGGTCTGTCTGCCATGGCCTTAGTCGGATTCGGGGGTGTTGGAATACTCAGTGGTGTTGTAAGTATCGGCACCCTCATTGGAAAGTATTTCAGAGAAAAGGGTATTATGGAAAACGTCCAACAAGCCATCAATGAAGACAGAGAAACAACTGAACGTCTGAACGAAGAAATGAACGAACGTGAACAATTTGTAGCTGGTACAAATGTTAATACCATGGAGGTCGCTGGCGCTGTCGGGCGCTGTATAAAAACGCCTGTTGCTGCTGGAGGTAAGGCTGCGGCTGGAGCTTGTTCAGTTGGAGCAGAAGCTACAAGAGTGGGAACAAGTGTTGCGAGATGTGCAAAGGCTGCACAAGGGGCACGTGCCGTAGGAACAGGGGCGTGTACCGGAGCTAAGGTTATTGCAGCCGAAGCTGGTGGAGTGTTAGGCAGAAGTGGACAAGTTATGGCAGCCGAGGCTGCAAGGGAAGCTGGTGGGGCTATGGGTGGAGGTGCTGCTATAGGAGCACGAGCCGTGTCAAAAGTGGGTGCCGCTTTCATCTTTGTTCTTTTACCATTTGACATACATGAATTCGTCGTGACATCCATTGACACTTATAATGGCTCTGTACATGAATCTGCCAAACAAATTCGGAACCTTGCTAATGAACTGGAGACAGAGATGGCGAATGTGGTGGCTGTGT ATCGGGCTTGGCGCGGGGACCTTGGCATGGACATGCGTGCTTCTCTTCTGAGGTCTGGAGTTATCACAGAATAA
- the LOC138328027 gene encoding zinc finger protein GLIS2-like has translation MKSEVILKTCARRLHKKASGKDATSRKGSKYLSDNNDHSLLNIENEPCILNGNSSKKQGLNGKLIMEEEGGEGLMVPSPEGSSSSNLLEQTANMDSPSHSPPLYSTHRLGAFNGSSEGLCSSMPPLCLSQALPTSPHGIESLSFPCDSKHSSALPVALYANSSSLQQDEFIRPSIIATVGSVGLNLSTTSLMDSTVVSPSLGSPLSLTHPSLDLHGDTVVQSSAQLSPNSDSSQTFIKIFANEKEAVTVGIEFYECRWVNCDRKFILLDDLVNHVNDSHVKVERPDVDYQCKWDGCPRKGKGFNARYKMLIHIRTHTNEKPHKCGICGKCFSRLENLKIHNRSHTGEKPYACPFEGCNKAYSNSSDRFKHVRTHQEEKPYICKMPGCNKRYTDPSSLRKHVRTHGHYYRENEKQIAKNNKSLYLSNIPTPLSPSLPPSSPHPSVHSPPVNRFLPLSPGSIIPHSPMPSQMMSVHNIMHVSNFTSNPLLSSTMLSTPVTTTQTTSTQTDRILSSLSPTSPIKLDLSTDKSSDDQDEKCQDGPLDLTTNTSSETDTDIEVGDRDDSNFSSSKWDLIHS, from the exons ATGAAATCAGAG GTTATCTTGAAAACTTGTGCTCGCCGTCTCCACAAAAAAGCCAGTGGTAAGGATGCAACCAGTAGGAAAGGGTCAAAATATCTCTCCGACAACAACGACCACAGTCTGCTCAACATCGAAAATGAACCGTGTATACTGAATGGGAATTCCTCTAAGAAACAAGGTTTAAATG GTAAACTGATAATGGAGGAAGAAGGAGGTGAAGGACTAATGGTTCCCTCACCAGAGGGCAGCAGTAGTAGTAATTTGTTGGAGCAGACGGCCAACATGGACTCCCCAAGTCACTCACCACCACTTTACTCCACCCATAGACTCGGTGCTTTTAATGGCAGCTCGGAGGGCTTGTGTTCGTCCATGCCGCCATTGTGCCTATCGCAGGCACTACCTACCAGTCCTCATGGGATAGAATCTCTGTCATTTCCCTGTGACAGCAAACATTCCAGTGCTTTACCTGTAGCTCTCTACGCAAATTCAAGTTCACTTCAACAAGATGAGTTCATTCGTCCCAGTATTATAGCCACAGTGGGGTCTGTTGGCTTAAATCTGTCAACCACTAGTCTCATGGACTccacagttgtctcccctagtcTCGGCTCTCCGCTGTCTCTTACTCACCCCAGTCTGGATCTCCATGGCGACACAGTTGTACAG TCAAGTGCGCAGCTATCCCCAAACTCGGATTCTTCacaaacatttatcaaaatatttgcaaATGAGAAAGAGGCCGTGACGGTAGGAATCGAGTTCTATGAATGCCGTTGGGTCAACTGTGATAGGAAATTTATATTGTTGGACGATTTAGTGAACCATGTCAATGACTCGCACGTCAAAGTGGAGCGTCCGGATGTAGATTACCAGTGCAAGTGGGACGGGTGTCCGCGGAAAGGAAAAGGATTCAACGCCAG GTACAAGATGTTGATCCATATACGAACACACACCAATGAAAAGCCACACAAGTGTGGTATATGTGGGAAGTGTTTTTCACGACTGGAGAATCTTAAAATCCACAATCGGTCACATACAG GTGAGAAGCCTTATGCTTGTCCGTTTGAGGGCTGTAATAAAGCGTATTCAAACTCAAGTGACAGATTTAAACATGTGCGGACTCACCAGGAGGAAAAGCCGTACATCTGTAAAATGCCTGGATGTAACAAACGCTACACAGACCCAAGTTCACTCAGAAAACATGTCCGAACACATGGACACTACTACCGTGAAAACGAAAAACAGATAGCCAAAAACAACAAATCCTTGTACTTATCAAACATTCCTACCCCTTTGTCGCCCTCTCTTCCCCCAAGTTCTCCCCATCCATCCGTTCATTCCCCTCCTGTGAACCGATTCCTTCCGTTATCGCCTGGCAGCATCATTCCTCATTCGCCAATGCCCTCACAGATGATGTCTGTACATAATATCATGCATGTATCAAATTTTACATCGAATCCTCTTCTATCCTCTACCATGTTGTCTACTCCCGTCACAACGACACAAACGACGTCCACTCAGACTGATCGTATTCTCAGCTCCCTCTCCCCCACTTCTCCAATCAAGCTTGATCTCAGCACGGATAAGAGTTCAGATGACCAGGATGAAAAGTGTCAAGATGGCCCTCTGGACCTCACTACAAATACTTCTTCAGAAACTGACACAGACATCGAAGTCGGGGACCGAGACGACTCAAACTTCTCATCAAGTAAATGGGATTTGATACATTCCTGA